From a single Brettanomyces bruxellensis chromosome 5, complete sequence genomic region:
- the GDA1 gene encoding Guanosine-diphosphatase (BUSCO:EOG09261EAB), translated as MVSSKRKNRLLMIGASLFLGLLFFLAIPSKKSNVPLILDNGSDYLEDESSKYKEGGTLSQNSDATLKDADSGIAEIGNTVTQSELAVEEENKAPYPLEDKKQAESQGIVPSKAADVGEAKKTDAPSSGCSSKDKKYVVMIDAGSTGSRVHVYTFDTCVSPPKLLDEQFKMLNPGLSSFDTDTLGAAKSLDPLLEVALNTIPTDKQGCSPVAVKATAGLRLLGEKKASAILKEVRKYLETKYPFPVVSGDGISIMDGSDEGVYAWITANFLLGNIGGKERTPTAAVFDLGGGSTQIVFEPEDGEEMIDGEHKYEIDFGGRHFILYQYSHLGYGLMEGRKRINSLVLELLLQKHGSISGLVPLTELEAKNPKGLKAEVTLKNPCVPPGVAANNIPVKLEDGTTYLVNFVSPAKDESDTLAATASTQCRFLAETILNKDAKCKSKSCSFNGIYQPSLRHHFPKSSDMFVFSYFYDRLQPIGIPQSFTLQEVMDITQLVCSGSSLWNEFFLQKSSIEELENEPLWCMDLSFMTALLHTGYDIRLNRELRTAKTIAGNELGWCLGASLPLLDQGSGWTCKVDKQY; from the coding sequence ATGGTCTCgtccaaaagaaaaaaccGGCTGCTCATGATAGGAGCGTCCCTGTTCCTTGGACTATTGTTTTTCTTGGCTATCccatcaaagaaatcaaatgtCCCTTTAATACTAGACAATGGTTCTGATTACCTGGAGGATgaatcttcaaaatataaagaagGTGGTACGCTTTCCCAAAATTCTGATGCTACTTTAAAAGATGCTGACTCTGGCATAGCGGAAATTGGAAATACTGTTACCCAGTCAGAATTAgctgttgaagaagaaaacaaagctCCATACCCATTAGAAGACAAAAAGCAGGCAGAATCACAAGGCATAGTTCCATCTAAGGCTGCCGATGTCGGtgaagcaaagaaaacagaTGCTCCATCAAGTGGATGTTCATCTAAGGATAAAAAGTATGTTGTCATGATTGATGCTGGTTCAACTGGTTCCAGAGTCCATGTTTACACGTTCGATACCTGTGTGAGTCCTCCAAAATTGTTAGATGAGCAATTCAAGATGTTGAATCCGGGTCTCTCGTCATTTGATACTGATACTTTAGGTGCGGCAAAGTCACTAGACCCATTATTAGAAGTTGCATTGAACACTATTCCAACCGACAAGCAAGGATGTTCACCTGTTGCCGTTAAAGCCACGGCTGGTTTGAGATTATTGGGTGAGAAAAAAGCGAGTGCAATCCTAAAGGAGGTCAGAAAATATCTCGAGACAAAATATCCATTTCCAGTGGTTTCCGGTGATGGCATTTCTATTATGGACGGAAGTGACGAAGGTGTTTATGCCTGGATCACGGCAAATTTCCTACTTGGAAATATAGGAGGCAAAGAGAGGACTCCTACAGCAGCTGTTTTTGATCTTGGTGGAGGATCTACGCAAATCGTCTTTGAGCCAGAAGATGGTGAAGAAATGATTGATGGTGAGCATAAGTATGAGATTGACTTCGGTGGTCGACATTTCATCTTATACCAATATTCTCATCTTGGATATGGTCTAATGGagggaagaaagagaatcAATTCTTTGGTCCTAGAATTACTATTGCAAAAGCATGGTTCTATATCTGGCTTGGTTCCGCTCACCGAATTAGAAGCGAAGAATCCTAAAGGACTCAAGGCTGAAGTTACATTGAAAAATCCATGCGTTCCTCCGGGTGTTGCCGCAAATAACATTCCCGTCAAATTAGAAGATGGTACTACATACTTGGTGAACTTTGTTTCTCCGGCAAAAGATGAGTCCGATACCTTAGCAGCTACCGCATCTACACAGTGTCGATTCCTTGCGGAGACTATTCTGAACAAGGATGCAAAATGTAAATCTAAGTCTTGCTCTTTCAATGGTATATATCAACCTTCACTCAGACATCATTTCCCTAAGAGCTCTGATATGTTTGTGTTCTCATATTTCTACGATCGTTTGCAGCCTATTGGAATACCTCAGTCCTTTACACTTCAAGAAGTGATGGATATTACACAGTTGGTGTGCTCTGGTTCATCTCTCTGGAATGAGTTTTTCTTGCAGAAGAGTTCAATCGAAGAGTTGGAGAACGAGCCATTGTGGTGTATGGATCTCTCTTTTATGACTGCCTTGTTACATACCGGTTATGATATTCGTCTCAACAGAGAACTTAGAACTGCCAAGACCATCGCTGGAAATGAGCTTGGTTGGTGTCTTGGAGCATCACTTCCATTGCTTGACCAGGGCTCTGGTTGGACCTGTAAAGTTGATAAGCAGTATTAA